From one Streptomyces sp. NBC_01478 genomic stretch:
- a CDS encoding response regulator transcription factor, whose amino-acid sequence MAAVGRKPEVLVVDDDPGVRAALDLGLGLEGFTVRLAEDGEAALDEVAGRPPSVIVLDVTMPGLSGVEVVRALRARGRTLPVCMLSARDEVDDRVAGLAAGADDYVVKPFSVAELSARLHAMVRLHESTAERPLVVGDVAIEPARRAASRAGRELRLTTREFDLLLALAHRPGQVLSRAQLLEQVWGYTWDVDTNVVDVFIGYLRKKLEADGGPRVLRTVRGIGFVLSPGP is encoded by the coding sequence ATGGCGGCGGTGGGCCGGAAGCCGGAGGTGCTGGTGGTCGACGACGACCCCGGTGTGCGCGCGGCCCTGGACCTGGGGCTCGGTCTTGAGGGCTTCACGGTGCGGCTGGCGGAGGACGGCGAGGCGGCGCTCGACGAGGTCGCGGGCCGGCCGCCGTCGGTGATCGTCCTGGACGTGACGATGCCGGGCCTGTCCGGGGTCGAGGTGGTCCGCGCCCTGCGTGCGCGGGGCCGGACGCTCCCGGTGTGCATGCTCTCCGCCCGCGACGAGGTCGACGACCGGGTCGCGGGGCTCGCGGCGGGCGCGGACGACTACGTCGTGAAGCCGTTCTCCGTCGCGGAGTTGTCCGCGCGCCTGCACGCGATGGTGCGCCTGCACGAGTCGACCGCCGAGCGCCCGCTGGTCGTCGGCGACGTCGCGATCGAGCCGGCGCGGCGCGCGGCCTCCCGGGCCGGACGCGAACTGCGGCTGACCACACGGGAGTTCGACCTGCTGCTCGCGCTCGCCCACCGGCCCGGGCAGGTCCTCTCCCGGGCCCAACTGCTGGAGCAGGTCTGGGGCTACACCTGGGACGTGGACACCAATGTGGTGGACGTGTTCATCGGCTACCTCCGCAAGAAACTGGAGGCCGACGGCGGCCCCCGGGTGCTGCGCACGGTCCGCGGGATCGGCTTCGTCCTGAGCCCGGGCCCGTGA
- a CDS encoding FAD/NAD(P)-binding protein: MTEVRKRPTVAIVGAGAAGTLTAVQLCESATRRRTPLDLVLVDPAPEAGRGTAYATPDPRHRLNVPAGGMSCYPDDPGHFTRWLCRHGEPTVSGADFATRYRYGAYLADTLAQAVVRSHGTVSVRRLRTRAESCTGTPEGPVELHLADGGLLTADSAVLATGPAAPTAAWAPPALRTSPRFINSPWKPGALDAVREDTADLLLVGTGLTAVDLALTLDRSERTVHAVSRSGLLPQPHALGPAGAMEAPSWPRDLTLSGLRRTVYRHVSRSVRTHGDWRPALDSLRPHTARLWHSLTPEERGEFLAREGAIWNTHRHRMAPATAESVTRARTARRLQVHAGTIADVAEDDGQFVVTLTNGRALRVGWVIDCTGPGQRLEDPLWRGLFEAGTAVTGPLGMGVATRDGRLLDAQGRCVRPLFTLGAPRRGELWETTAIPEIRVQAAALARHLLAPPARRTRRRPVDGLGLPLSTHAEAATAYRNGLDRVLKVRAGAEDAFARAVALDPGFALGHAALALLGHECGAAVDVPRALADAQRCAHERADERERSFVDVITRRVQSADGDRVLLRHLDTHPADALALAAAVPTIAFSGVTDLDDDYALRLVERTSPAYDGHWFHTSLLAFLRQEQGRLHEAGELAHRALGVEPASGHAVHALAHVHYESGAHEAGRDWLDGWVSGQGRGAVHRAHFSWHIALHELALDDPAAVRRRWYAQLAPGRVTGVRALVDSGSLLWRARLSGNWPGELPTSDVLDSVACEVLERPATAFTALHAAVALTAAGDLPALRRLRDHAAGADPVQREVIAPLCDAFTALVEHRFHDAAHGLDATLPVLRKVGGSAAQREVVEETLLYALVSAGRSDAARRLLDARLDRKTAPRDRRMLAGLPG; the protein is encoded by the coding sequence GTGACCGAAGTCCGCAAGCGGCCCACCGTGGCGATCGTCGGAGCGGGCGCGGCAGGAACCCTGACCGCCGTCCAGCTCTGCGAGAGCGCCACCCGCCGCCGGACCCCCCTCGACCTGGTGCTGGTCGACCCGGCCCCGGAAGCCGGCCGCGGCACCGCCTACGCAACACCCGATCCACGCCACCGGCTCAACGTCCCGGCGGGCGGCATGAGTTGCTACCCCGACGACCCCGGCCACTTCACCCGCTGGCTCTGCCGCCACGGCGAACCCACCGTCAGCGGCGCCGACTTCGCCACCCGCTACCGCTACGGCGCCTACCTCGCCGACACCCTCGCCCAGGCCGTCGTCCGCTCCCACGGAACGGTCTCCGTACGACGGCTGCGCACCCGCGCCGAGAGCTGTACCGGCACCCCCGAAGGCCCGGTGGAACTCCACCTCGCCGACGGGGGACTCCTCACCGCCGACAGCGCGGTCCTGGCCACGGGCCCCGCCGCCCCTACGGCCGCCTGGGCCCCGCCCGCCCTGCGCACCTCGCCCCGCTTCATCAACTCACCTTGGAAGCCCGGTGCGTTGGACGCCGTGCGCGAGGACACCGCCGACCTCCTCCTCGTCGGCACCGGCCTCACCGCCGTGGACCTCGCCCTCACCTTGGACCGTTCCGAGCGCACGGTCCACGCCGTCTCCCGCAGTGGACTCCTGCCCCAGCCCCACGCGTTGGGCCCGGCCGGTGCGATGGAGGCGCCGAGCTGGCCGCGCGACCTGACACTGAGCGGACTGCGCCGGACCGTCTACCGGCACGTCAGCCGCTCCGTCCGCACCCACGGCGACTGGCGCCCCGCCCTCGACAGCCTCCGCCCGCACACCGCGAGACTCTGGCACAGCCTCACCCCCGAAGAACGCGGGGAGTTCCTCGCCCGCGAGGGCGCGATCTGGAACACCCACCGCCACCGCATGGCACCCGCCACCGCCGAATCGGTCACCCGGGCCCGCACCGCACGACGCCTCCAGGTCCACGCCGGCACGATCGCCGACGTGGCCGAGGACGACGGGCAGTTCGTGGTCACCCTCACCAACGGCCGTGCGCTGCGCGTCGGTTGGGTGATCGACTGCACCGGACCGGGACAGCGCCTCGAAGACCCGTTGTGGCGTGGGCTGTTCGAGGCCGGTACGGCTGTTACCGGACCGCTCGGCATGGGGGTCGCCACCCGCGACGGACGCCTCCTAGACGCCCAAGGCCGTTGCGTACGACCGCTGTTCACGCTCGGCGCCCCGAGGCGCGGCGAGCTCTGGGAGACCACCGCGATCCCCGAGATCCGCGTCCAGGCCGCCGCCCTCGCCCGACACCTGCTCGCACCACCGGCCCGCCGCACCCGCCGCAGGCCCGTCGACGGACTCGGACTCCCGCTGTCCACCCACGCCGAGGCCGCCACCGCCTACCGCAACGGACTCGACCGGGTCCTCAAAGTGCGTGCCGGAGCCGAGGACGCCTTCGCCCGCGCCGTCGCCCTCGACCCCGGATTCGCCCTGGGACACGCCGCGTTGGCCCTGCTCGGCCACGAGTGCGGAGCCGCCGTCGACGTCCCCCGCGCACTCGCCGACGCCCAGCGCTGCGCACACGAACGGGCCGACGAACGCGAGCGGTCCTTCGTGGACGTGATCACCCGACGGGTCCAGTCCGCCGACGGGGACCGCGTGTTGCTACGCCACCTCGACACCCACCCCGCCGACGCGCTCGCCCTCGCCGCCGCCGTCCCCACCATCGCCTTCTCCGGCGTCACCGACCTGGACGACGACTACGCGCTGCGGCTGGTCGAGCGCACGTCCCCCGCCTACGACGGACACTGGTTCCACACCTCGCTGCTCGCGTTCCTCCGCCAGGAGCAGGGCCGGCTGCACGAGGCGGGTGAACTCGCCCACCGGGCCTTGGGAGTCGAGCCGGCGTCCGGTCACGCCGTGCACGCGTTGGCCCACGTCCACTACGAGTCCGGCGCGCACGAGGCGGGCCGGGACTGGCTTGACGGCTGGGTGTCCGGGCAGGGCCGGGGTGCCGTCCACCGGGCCCACTTCTCCTGGCACATCGCCCTGCACGAACTCGCGTTGGACGACCCGGCCGCCGTCCGCAGGCGCTGGTACGCCCAGTTGGCACCGGGCCGGGTGACCGGGGTACGCGCGCTGGTCGACTCCGGGTCACTGCTGTGGCGGGCCCGGCTCAGCGGCAACTGGCCCGGCGAGCTGCCGACTTCGGACGTCCTGGACTCGGTCGCCTGCGAGGTGCTGGAACGTCCCGCGACCGCGTTCACCGCACTGCACGCGGCGGTCGCCCTCACCGCCGCCGGGGACCTCCCGGCGCTGCGCCGCCTGCGCGACCACGCGGCGGGCGCCGACCCGGTGCAGCGCGAGGTCATCGCCCCGCTCTGCGACGCCTTCACCGCCCTCGTCGAACACCGCTTCCACGACGCGGCCCACGGACTCGACGCGACGCTGCCGGTCCTGCGCAAGGTGGGCGGCAGCGCGGCCCAACGCGAGGTCGTCGAGGAGACGTTGCTGTACGCACTGGTGTCGGCGGGGCGCTCCGACGCGGCACGACGGTTGCTGGACGCGCGCCTGGATCGGAAGACGGCGCCTCGGGACCGGCGGATGCTGGCGGGCCTGCCCGGCTGA
- a CDS encoding HAMP domain-containing sensor histidine kinase — protein sequence MRWLPRSLRSRITAAVVLLVTVVVGLAGLVIVVRIDHRDRTDVDRQLAARAEKGDQDADKLRDQGGHPSGDDGTGDDYGGLLAGSQSLVRLVSGGKVIAQHGETPTAPLPLPARDGYRTIDTDGQTWRSLTRSLSTGERLEVLQDIDPIERRLADNTAIVAAVTLLAALATAGGVWLLTRIILQPLERLRTGALAISADTAGPQLPAVTRPQEVADLSRALNGMLDQLRVSMDSTRRFTADAGHELRTPLTSIGVTLETLQRNPDLPAPQRARALEAMSAEHRRITALLTGLQTLARGDAHALPERAPVALAELLEAAVTHAAHRHPAITYRLTADSPATVHGWPVGLRLAVDNLLDNAALHGRPDGTVEVRLDRAADTVRITVGDDGPGIPADRQQAMKARFTRGARTRSPGSGLGLALVDQQAHLHHGTLHLAPGPTGGLEATLSLPSTPEDESGERPAPD from the coding sequence ATGAGGTGGCTGCCGCGCAGTCTGCGCTCCCGGATCACGGCCGCTGTCGTGCTGCTGGTGACCGTCGTGGTCGGGCTCGCCGGGCTGGTCATCGTGGTGCGGATCGACCACCGCGACCGCACGGACGTGGACCGTCAGCTCGCCGCCCGCGCCGAGAAGGGCGACCAGGACGCCGACAAGCTGCGCGACCAGGGCGGGCATCCGAGCGGCGACGACGGGACCGGTGACGACTACGGCGGTCTGCTGGCCGGCAGTCAGAGCCTGGTCCGGCTGGTCTCCGGCGGGAAGGTGATCGCCCAGCACGGTGAGACGCCGACCGCTCCGCTCCCGCTGCCCGCCCGCGACGGTTACCGCACGATCGACACCGACGGGCAGACCTGGCGCTCGCTCACCCGGTCGTTGAGCACCGGGGAGCGGCTCGAAGTGCTCCAGGACATCGACCCGATCGAACGGCGGCTCGCGGACAACACCGCGATCGTCGCCGCCGTCACCCTCCTCGCCGCGCTCGCCACGGCCGGCGGGGTCTGGCTGCTCACCCGGATCATCCTCCAGCCGCTGGAGCGGCTGCGGACCGGCGCCCTGGCGATCAGCGCGGACACGGCGGGGCCCCAACTCCCCGCCGTCACACGCCCGCAGGAGGTCGCCGACCTCTCCCGCGCGCTGAACGGCATGCTGGACCAGTTGCGGGTCAGCATGGACTCCACCCGCCGTTTCACCGCCGACGCGGGACACGAACTGCGCACCCCGCTCACCAGCATCGGGGTCACCCTGGAGACCCTCCAGCGCAACCCCGACCTCCCCGCGCCCCAGCGCGCCCGGGCCCTGGAGGCGATGAGCGCGGAGCACCGCCGTATCACCGCCCTGCTCACCGGTCTGCAGACCCTGGCCCGCGGCGACGCACACGCGCTTCCCGAACGGGCCCCCGTCGCGCTGGCCGAACTCCTCGAGGCGGCCGTCACGCACGCGGCGCACCGCCACCCCGCCATCACCTACCGGCTCACCGCCGACAGCCCCGCGACCGTGCACGGCTGGCCGGTCGGCCTGCGTCTGGCCGTCGACAACCTCCTCGACAACGCGGCGCTGCACGGCCGCCCCGACGGCACCGTGGAGGTCCGGCTCGACCGGGCCGCGGACACGGTCCGGATCACGGTCGGCGACGACGGCCCCGGCATCCCCGCCGACCGACAGCAGGCGATGAAGGCCCGGTTCACCCGAGGCGCCCGCACCCGCTCCCCCGGCTCCGGCCTCGGCCTCGCCCTGGTGGACCAGCAGGCCCACCTCCACCACGGCACCCTCCACCTCGCACCCGGCCCCACCGGCGGCCTGGAGGCCACTCTCAGCCTCCCCTCGACACCCGAGGACGAGTCCGGCGAACGGCCCGCTCCTGACTGA